The sequence CCATAGTATGGAGCGCACGCGGTCACGAGCAGCAAGACCGTAAGAGCCAATATTACTTTGACCATAGCGCCTCCTCGCTGAAAGGTTTCGGGCTCCTACCACCAGCCGCAGCCCCATCCCCAGCCGTCGTAGCCGCCATAACCGTAACCAGTGGTCGGCGCGGTGGTGGTCGTCGGTGGCACCCAGCCCATCATGTTGCCCCAAGCCCCCCCGGAGGTGTACGTGCTCGGCTGCGTCGCCTGTACCGTTTGCCCCGAGGGCGTGCCCTGGTTGGTGGTCTGGGCCTGAGCGCTGATCCCGGCCAGCAGAGTGAGGCCAAGCACGGCCGAGGCCGCCAGGATCGTGGTCTTCTTCAGAACACTCATGATTTTACTCCCCATATTTCATTGTTGTTGATGTTGGCGAAACAGGTCGGAATGTCAGGCCAGCCTCGTCGACGCCAGAGTTGTTACCAGCAAGGGTAGCCGTAAGAACGCCCGGAGTACCGATAGTTCCCGTAATAGCTCCTGGGGGCGTTGGCGTAGCGGTTGGCCGCCTGCCGGTAACCCGGCTGTCCGGCCTGGGCATAGCCGGGTCCGGCAAACCAGGGACAGGGGGAACCGTATCCGTTGCCGTAAGAACCTGGCTGGCCATACATTCCCGGAGCGGCCGTTTGGGTCGCGGCCTGGTTGGGGCCGGTGGCCTGGGCCCGGGCGGTTCCGGCATCGACAAGAGCCAGAGAGCCGACCACGAGGGCGGCGGCCAAACCGACAGACATACGGCGTGTGATGTGCTTGAACATGAAAGACTCCCCAGTTTGTTTTGTGGGCCTAAGCCCGTTCGTTACGCCTGTTCCAAGACCTTCTTCATTTCCCGATACTCTTCCGGGTTGATCTCTCCTCTTGCCAGCCGCTCCTTGATGATTCCCAAGGAATCGTCCCTGTCGGCGCGACTGGTTTTGTCAGCTCTCCTTGAGACGAAGAGGAAAAGTCCCAAGAGCGCGGTCAGCAGCAGAATCGTTCCCAGCCCCCAGAAGGTTGTGCCCCCCATCCAGGGAGAGGAGAGAGGGAATCCACAGTCCCACATCATGGACAACCTCCTAGTTTGGCGTGGGATGTTGCCATCTTTTAAACCGCCTTGGTTGATCCCCTTAAAGCAAGGGATGTGCCAAAGCTTTATTATTTAGCTAACATACTTAAATTAAATGATTATGTTTTACGAAGGTTCAGAAGTGCTGGCCGGCGCGATGCGGATGCGAGTAAAGCCTACTCGCATTTTTTTCTCTATCCGTTTACTTTTTACGCGGCAGGCTTAATGTGTTTCCAGCCGGCGGCTTATTGGCCGGTTTGTTCGGAGAGAGAGGTGATTATGCAAAAAAGACCAAAGGTGTGGCGCAAGGTCGTGGCGAACGTTCCGCCCTGGCTCTACCTCGGTTCGGTTTTCATTTTGGTTGGAATCGTCGTCGTCATGACCATGAGGAACACCCACCGGGAGAAAAGCCTCACTGCTCAGACGCTTCTTGAAAAGGGAGCGGCCCTTATTAAGGCCTTCGAGTCGGGAGCGCGAACGGGCATGGGGATGCACTGGAGGGGCGACCAGTTTCAGGTGCTCCTTGAGGAGATGGCGAACCAGCCCGGAATCTTCTATCTAGCCGTGACGGGTGAGGATGGCCTGATCCTGGCCGATAGCGACAAAGGCAAGATCGGCTCAAGGCTCCACGGCCCCGAGGAAATGAAGGCGCTCGCCATCGGGGCGAAGGAAAAATGGCGGGTCACAAGCCTGGCGGATGGGCGGAAGGCCTTTGAGGTCTACCGCGACTTCGCGCCCCTGGCCCGCCGTGATGCTGCGGAGTATTGTGAAGAAGAGGTTTGGCAATACGCGTGCCCCTGGAGCAGACCGGGTTCCTCGCAGGGGACCGGAAGGCAAGCCATCTTCATCGCGTTTGATGTCGCCCCCTTTGACGCGGCCTTAGCCGAGGACATGCACAATACGGTCATATTGTCGGCCATCCTGCTTCTGCTTGGCGTGGGCGGCGTCATGACCCTGTTTTGGGCGCAAAGCTACCGATTTTCCAGACGGCAACTCCAGGACACGAGGGCCTTTGCTTCGGAGATCATAAACAACCTTCCCGTGGGGCTCATCACCACGGACAGCGACGGCAAGCTGGCCGTGGTCAACAGCGCAGCCGAGAGGATTTCCGGGCTCAAGGCGGCCGACATCATGGGCAAGATCCCTGAGGAGGTTTTGCCCGGGGCCTGGTGCAGCCTCAGGGATGTTGTCGACAAAGGGGAACCCGTCATGGAGCACGAAACGGAGTGCTCCTTTGACGGAGAAAAAAATCTTCCCTTGAGCCTCAGCGCGTCGAAGATTCTCAATGAGGAGGGAACCCACCTGGGCAATCTCTTCATTTTCCGGGACCTGGGCGAGGTAAGAAGGCTCCAGGAAGAAGTGCGCCGCAAGGAAAAACTCGCCGCCCTGGGCAGCCTGGCCGCCGGCGTCGCCCACGAGATCAGAAACCCCCTCTCCTCAATCAAGGGTTTCGCCAAATACTTCGAGGGGCAGTGCGCCGAGGGTAGCCAGGGCCGGGAGCTAGCCGCCGTCATGGCCCAGGAGGTGGACAGGCTCAACCGGGTCATCACGGAACTCCTGGACTTTGCCCGGCCATCGGACCTGAAGACGCGTTCGACGGACGTGGGCAGTCTCATCGAGCATTCCCTCCGGCTGGTCCGCCAGGACGCCGAAGGAAAAAAAATCACAGTCACCTTCGACCGGAATGCAGGCCTGCCCGTCATCGCCATCGACCCCGACCGCCTCACCCAGGCCTTACTCAACCTCTACCTCAACGCCATCCAGGCCATGGAAAACGGCGGGACGCTTGCCGTCAGGGCAGCCGCCGACGGCCGAGGGGGCGTGCGGATCGAGGTGGAAGATTCGGGCAAGGGGATTGCGCCCGAGAGCCTGTCGAGCATCTTTAACCCCTACTTCACCACAAAATCCTCCGGGACCGGCCTTGGCTTGGCCATTGTGCAAAAGATCATCGAGGCCCACCGGGGAGAGGTCAAGGTTAAGAGCACCCCCGACCGGGGCACCACCTTCAACATCCTCCTGCCTGTGGGGCGGCCGGAAGGAGTTGCTTCATGACCGCAAAGCATAAAGCGACCGTTCTGATCGTTGACGACGACCAGGGGCACCGCACCATTCTTTTGGCTCTTATCAACGGCTGGGGGTACAAGGCGGCAGGGGCCGACGACGGGACAAAGGCCGTTACGCTGGCCAGGGAAAAGCCCTTCGATCTCATCCTCATGGACGTGCGCATGGCGGACATGGGCGGCATCGAGGCGCTGAAGGAAATCAAGGCGTATAATCCCTCCATCCCCATCCTCATCATGACCGCCTATTCGAATGTGGAATCGGCGGTGGAAGCGATCAAGGCGGGAGCGTACGACTACCTGACCAAGCCGCTGGACTTCGATGTGCTGCGATTAACCATGGAGCGGGCCTTAGAGCACGTATCTCTCAAGGCCGAGAACCAGGAGCTTCGGCAACGCCTTGTTTCCTCTTTTGATCCCAAAAATATTGTCGGCCGCAGTGAAGCCATGCGCCGGCTCATGGAGACGGTGGCCATGGTCGCGCCCTCCGAGGCGACGGTGCTCATCACCGGACAGTCCGGCACGGGCAAGGAACTGATCGCCAAGGCCATCCATTTCAACAGTCCCCGCAAAAACGGCCCGCTCGTCACCGTGAATTGCGCGGCCTTAAGCGAAACGCTTCTCGAATCGGAGCTGTTCGGCCACGAGAAGGGAGCCTTCACGGGAGCCGACAAGCGGCGCGAAGGCCGTTTTATGCAGGCCAACAAGGGGACGATCTTTCTCGACGAAATCGGAGAAATATCTTCCGCCATGCAGGCAAAACTCCTCCGGGTGATCCAGGAGCGGGAAATCCAAAGGGTGGGGAGCGACAACGCCCTGCGGGTGGACGTCCGCATCGTGGCGGCGACAAACCGCGATCTGAAAGCGGAAGTTGAAGCGGGAAGGTTCAGGCAAGACCTCTATTATCGCCTCAATGTCATGACCCTCACTGTCCCACCGCTTCGAGATCGCGGGGAGGACGTACCGCTTTTGGCCATGCACTTCCTTCACAAGTTCGCGGAGGCGAACAGGAAGGTCGCCAAGGGATTCACGCCCCAGGCCATGGACATGCTCCTTAAGTACGACTGGCCGGGCAACGTCCGCGAGCTGGAAAACGCCGTGGAGCGGGCGGTCGTACTCATGCCGGGAGATTTCGTCACAGAGAAAGAACTGCCTTTAAGCGTAAACCAGGAAAAGGCCCACGAGGAGCAGAATGCGAACCAATTGATTGAGCGAGGTCCAGCGGAAATTTTACCGCTGGAGGCGGTGGAGCGGGAGGCCATATTGGCGGCGTTGGAGGTGACGGGTGGCAATAAGACCGAGGCAGCCAAGCAGCTTGGTATCACACGAAAAACATTACTGGCAAAGCTTCAAAGATAGTCGGCAGGTTTCCCGTAGGTGGCGATGCAGCAACGGGGCCAGTGCTATCGTAATAGCAGAATACTCCAAATGAACACGGCGTAAACTGTAACCCAAGTTCGCCTTTTCGATAAGCCTAGCGGCTGTAGTCCATGCCTTTGATCTGGTGCTTGACAGCCTTCTCAAGGCCGCACTGCTGCATGAAGACGCCGGCTTTTTCGAGACCGAAAACCTTGGCTATTTCCGCCTTGACAGCCTGCTTGCCAAGCGTCCCCGCCAGCTCCTTGCAAGACTTCCTCAAAACCAGGTCCGCTTCCTGCTCCTTCCCTTCCAGCCTGACCAGCTTTTTCACAGCCGCTCGGTAATCCAGGCTTTCGGGCCGCATCTTCACCATGGCGGCCTTGTGCTTGTCTCTGGCCGTGATCGTTTCCCGCAACTCCCTGGCCTTGGCCTGGATGTGTTCCCGGGCCTTCTCCGGATTGGCAAAGCGTTCCTGCCTGTCCCTGGCCTCTCGGGCCGCCCGGAGGCGCTCCGGATCAATCTCCAGCTTGGGAGCATCCAGGGAAGGCTCCTCTACCCGCGACCGCCCTGGCAACGTCAAAGCCGGACCATCCCGGTCCCTCCCCCGCTCTTTGACCTGGTTAGCTTGACGCTCGTCCAGATAGCCAAGCGTCGAGGCGCGGTCCTGGCTCCGGCTCATGCTCCGGGCCAGCTGCTCGAAGCCCTTGACCTTCTCACTGTCCACGTAGAGCGTGAAATTGCCCTTGTGCCGGGTAGCGCCGACGTAGGTTGTCCGGTTGTTCCAGGTCACCCCGTGCAAGGCGTAAACATCTGTCTGCGTCTTTCCCTGCCCTTTGTAGACCGTCCCGGCATACCCAAGGGCAAACCCTTTGTACTCCCCAGGGTTAAAAGAAACCATCGCCCCACTATCAAGCCTGACCTCAATCTGCTTCTGACTTTGTTTCTGAACAGTGCCAAAATTTCCATTGATCAAATTCTTATCAATATTCTTCGCCGTGGCGTTAAATTGAATCCTGTCTCCAACTCCTATCGTCTGCTGAAACTTCTTTTCCCCTTTCTCACAAGCATAGGTGATGCCACCACGCACCTTCCCCAGCTCCCGCATGGTCTTGCTGCAGGCGTCGTTTATACGGTTCACTTCCGTATTTATTCCAGCATAAATGAATCGGTTAACGTCGGGATTTCGCGCGACGTCCCGTTTCCAATCCTGCAATAATAC is a genomic window of Desulfovibrio sp. TomC containing:
- a CDS encoding PAS domain-containing sensor histidine kinase, which produces MQKRPKVWRKVVANVPPWLYLGSVFILVGIVVVMTMRNTHREKSLTAQTLLEKGAALIKAFESGARTGMGMHWRGDQFQVLLEEMANQPGIFYLAVTGEDGLILADSDKGKIGSRLHGPEEMKALAIGAKEKWRVTSLADGRKAFEVYRDFAPLARRDAAEYCEEEVWQYACPWSRPGSSQGTGRQAIFIAFDVAPFDAALAEDMHNTVILSAILLLLGVGGVMTLFWAQSYRFSRRQLQDTRAFASEIINNLPVGLITTDSDGKLAVVNSAAERISGLKAADIMGKIPEEVLPGAWCSLRDVVDKGEPVMEHETECSFDGEKNLPLSLSASKILNEEGTHLGNLFIFRDLGEVRRLQEEVRRKEKLAALGSLAAGVAHEIRNPLSSIKGFAKYFEGQCAEGSQGRELAAVMAQEVDRLNRVITELLDFARPSDLKTRSTDVGSLIEHSLRLVRQDAEGKKITVTFDRNAGLPVIAIDPDRLTQALLNLYLNAIQAMENGGTLAVRAAADGRGGVRIEVEDSGKGIAPESLSSIFNPYFTTKSSGTGLGLAIVQKIIEAHRGEVKVKSTPDRGTTFNILLPVGRPEGVAS
- a CDS encoding SHOCT domain-containing protein — encoded protein: MMWDCGFPLSSPWMGGTTFWGLGTILLLTALLGLFLFVSRRADKTSRADRDDSLGIIKERLARGEINPEEYREMKKVLEQA
- a CDS encoding sigma 54-interacting transcriptional regulator; the encoded protein is MTAKHKATVLIVDDDQGHRTILLALINGWGYKAAGADDGTKAVTLAREKPFDLILMDVRMADMGGIEALKEIKAYNPSIPILIMTAYSNVESAVEAIKAGAYDYLTKPLDFDVLRLTMERALEHVSLKAENQELRQRLVSSFDPKNIVGRSEAMRRLMETVAMVAPSEATVLITGQSGTGKELIAKAIHFNSPRKNGPLVTVNCAALSETLLESELFGHEKGAFTGADKRREGRFMQANKGTIFLDEIGEISSAMQAKLLRVIQEREIQRVGSDNALRVDVRIVAATNRDLKAEVEAGRFRQDLYYRLNVMTLTVPPLRDRGEDVPLLAMHFLHKFAEANRKVAKGFTPQAMDMLLKYDWPGNVRELENAVERAVVLMPGDFVTEKELPLSVNQEKAHEEQNANQLIERGPAEILPLEAVEREAILAALEVTGGNKTEAAKQLGITRKTLLAKLQR